In Oryza sativa Japonica Group chromosome 8, ASM3414082v1, the sequence TCACATAAAGGAGAACCACAAATTTCAGCTAAACGGGAGGAAAGGTCACAGGGAAGAGAATCCGGCAAATGGCCTTGCACACATTGTCAATGAAATTAAGGGCAAACATCAGCTGAAGTATGATGTTCTCTTCTAATAGCTTGTTCTTTTATTCACTTCATGTCTggcaatttcaaccaaattcatCTTTCTGTCAACAAATtcgtataaaaaaattattcagGTATGTTTATGTGTGGCACGCGATCACCGGATACTGGGGTGGAGTAAGGCCTGGTGCTGATGGAATGGAGCACTACGAATCGAAGATGCAGTACCCGGTCTCATCACCGGGAGTTCAGAAGAACGAGCCATGTGATGCTCTGAACAGCATAACCACCAACGGCCTTGGCCTTGTGAACCCTGACAGAGTGTTCAGCTTCTACAACGAGCTACACGCCTACCTTGCATCTGCTGGGATCGATGGAGTGAAAGTAGATGTGCAGAACATTCTTGAGACACTGGGTGCTGGCCATGGTGGAAGAGTGCTTCTGGCAAGGAAGTATCACCAGGCTCTAGAAGCTTCCATCGCCCGGAACTTCCGCGACAACGGCATCATATGCTGCATGAGCCACAACACGGATAACTTGTACAGGTGAGCATGTGTTTGCTCTTGAAAGTGAAATTTTTGGTGCAGTGAACATGGAATTGGGGGTTTGGTTGTTTACATGCTTCTGCTGTTGTTGATGATGCAGTTCTAAGAGGAGTGCTGTTGTGAGAGCTTCTGATGATTTCTGGCCTAGAGACCCTGCTTCCCATACTATACATATTGCATCTGTTGCATATAATACTGTATTTCTTGGAGAATTCATGCAACCAGATTGGGACATGTTCCATGTGAGAATCACTATTACATTCTTCTAACCGTTTGCCATGGATGCGCTGATGTCTGAACTTCTAATCTGCATTTCTTTGGGTTGATAGAGTGTTCACCCAATGGCTGAATACCATGCTGCAGCAAGAGCAGTCGGTGGCTGTGCCATATATGTCAGGTATGAACAGAATGTATTCTTCAGCACAAATAAATTTCTCTAGTTTGCAGTACGATTAGTTCTTGATGCTATGCTAGACGTTCATGTGTGAATATATGTGTGATGTTGCAGTGACAAGCCTGGGAACCATGACTTCAATTTGCTGAAGAAGCTGGTTCTTCCTGACGGATCGATCCTGAGAGCCAAACTCCCCGGCAGGCCAACCAGAGACTGTCTGTTTTCAGACCCTGCAAGGGATGGCAAGAGGTGATGACACAAAAAAACCGTTAAACAATTCTGAATTGTTTCCGATGTTTACTGACGGATGATGACACAACACTCAACTGTTCCAAATTGTTTCTTGATTTTTGCAGTATCCTGAAGATATGGAATCTGAACGAGCACTCCGGTGTGATTGGCGCCTTCAATTGCCAGGGTGCTGGATGGTGCAGAGTAGGGAAGAAGAACCTCGTCCACGACGAGCAGCCGGCGACGGTCACCGGTGTCATCCGTGCACAGGACGTGCATCACCTCGCAACCGTTGCTGCCGATGGCTGGAACGGCGACGTGATCGTCTACTCGCACATCGGAGGTAAATCATCACTGCCACCGACACTATCAAGAAAACGGCATTTCAATTTTCTTCAGAGATTAGGACACTAGTGTTCTGAAATTTTCTGAACATTTTGTTCAGGGGAGGTGACCTGCCTGCCCAAGAACGCGTCGTTGCCGGTGACACTGAAGACGCGAGAGTACGAGGTCTTCACCGTCGTACCACTGAAGAAGCTCGACAATGGCGTCTCCTTCGCCGCGGTCGGGCTGATCGGGATGTTCAACTCCGGCggggcggtgacggcggtgagGTACGTGGAGGACGCCGGCGTTGAGGTCAGGGTGCGTGGCTCCGGCACGGTCGGGGCGTACTCCTCGGCGAAGCCGGCGAGGGTGGTGGTGGATTCGGAGGCGGCGGAATTCTCCTACGATGATGGATGCGGCTTGGTCACGTTCGAGCTCGCCGTGCCGGAGCAAGAACTCTACTCCTGGACCATCTCGATCGAGTACTGACGTAGTGACGTTGCTTACCATGAAGTTTCTCAATGTTTTTCATGATGAAAAATGGAGTGGATGAGATTTCTGAAAATATATTCAGGTTCTTGCTGAATCCCGGGTTGGGAATTCAGCATGGTGCTGAACATTGTAAGCTAAGGTTGAGATGTTCGCAACATTCTTGCTGCATATGTTGCGGCTAATTCGTGTTATTCCGAGCATACACATACAGTATGCAAAAAtccaaagggaaaaaaaaatggtttctGTCATGCCTTCTAGTTTGGTTTACTCTAACAAACCTGATTCTTATGGCTCTCTTTTGTTCAACTTCGTAGAGGGAAAAAAGGAGTAAATGTTGTGTCAACGATATTGAGGCGGATTGTTTATACTTAGTAACACGATAAAttaatatttggaaaaaaaaactctacaaATAACTTAGAACAAGTGGTGCAAACAATGCactagaattatttttttttttgaaaaaaatcatatttgtaGAAATGTAGAGCTCCAAATACTAAATTTAACTCTAAGAGTTATGTTTGAAGTGAAATTATGAAGTAGCTTTAACCTAATTTTATctctctaatttattttgtgagaaCACTTTAATCTGCTCCACTCCTATTTTAAGTGGAGTTGAATCTAAAACTATTTGGTTAAGCTCTAGAGTTTTACCAAACAGATCCTAAATAATCCACGGTaacaatttgaaaaataaagatGAAAAGAACGGGACCAATGTAATAACCCTTAAAGCGGGTagataaagatttttttttaaaaaaatagaattttctCTACTGCTCTACACGAAGGGAAAGTTATTGGGGAGAAGAATCACacataggccctgtttagtttccaaacaaaaaattttcataccatcacatcaaatgtttaagTATATACatggaatattaaatataaaaaaaactaattacacatattgtgTGTAAAATtctgagatgaatcttttaagcctaattatgccatgatttgacaatgtagttctacagtaaatatttgctaataacagattaattaggcttaataaatttgtcagCAGTTTACAgatggaatctgtaatttttctattattagactacgtataataattaaaatgtgTACCCatatatatctgatgtgacacacAAAAATTTTTCACCCCTTGAACTAGACCTGGACATAGTTGGGATAATGCCCAGCATCGGTCGACCGGAGGTGGGAAAATTGGTCGCTTCCCCTCCCCCCACATGCGTACCTGTTGGGCCCACCCACTTATCCCTCCCCTTTGTTTTACAAAAagatatttcacctagtgtatttataatgtttcactatttataaatctaattttgtagtgaattaaaatattcttttgcaacaaaaaatccacatattttggaaatcctctattaagggaacttggtttatttttttattccacaaaaaatatttcacctaatgtactcacgatgtatagatctaatattgcagtgaacgaaacattccattggaaaaaaaacccacatattttggaaaccccctattaagggaattttgttttttttccaccgaaaatgtttcacccagtgtactcacaatgtttcactatgtatagatctaatgttgcggtgaactgaaacattctttcgctatttgctaaaacattatttttatataaggtgaaacaacactcgatttaaacgagtgaaacattttcgatctacttagtgaaacaattccgatatacctggtggaacattgtgcaacatttaaaaataattcaataataagctaaattttttttcgtcagaatatatccatgtgtggtcttgttttaaaaatttaattgcaacaaatttaatggtgcaatcgaatcatgatttggataagtaatttaaaataaaaatcagtttaaagtagttttgcacaTAAATCGGGCACATCCGCCCATCGGAAGCCCGAGCGGGAGTCGGGTCCACGTAGTTGAGCCCATTTACAGCTTAAAAAAAACCCATTCGGCCCAAACTTGGTGGACCTGCGTGAGGGCACGCATCACGAGACAGTTCTGGGCATCCATTTCCGGTGGGATCACCGGATTCAGCCCAAAACCTCATCTCCGCCCTTGATTCCACCCTTCTTTTTCTTCGTCGGCCGCGAGAGCATTGAAGGCGCTGAAGGagctcacgccgccgccgccggcgcccttcttcttcttcttcttcttcttcttcttcttcttcttcttcttcttcttcttcttaccGGTGAAGACGAGGTTGATGGGCTCCTCCTCGTTGTCGTCCCTGGGCTCCTTGTCTAACTTGGGAAgaaggagagggggcggcggcggcgggtggagtagcagcggaagaggagagagagggggggggcgAGCCGGCCGAGCTTCACTCACGATCTCATCGGCGGCAATGGCGTCCCTCCGCGCGCTCAGCGCTCCCCTGCTTCTGTTGTTGCTACGGCTTCCTCTGTcgcctccccgcccgcgccacCATCTCGGGCAGCTCCACAGCGCGGTCTCGCACCCACAGCGACAACGTCCGCAACGCCCTCTCcagccacctctctctccctctcccgtcaCCGCCGACGCGCTCGctccgccccccgccgccgtcgcccctcctcctgctccggccgcgcgccgcttGCCCTCTacgaaagagaagagaagaaggcaATGAAAGAAGATTGCTGACTAGGATTGTTGGCCCCACATTTTTttgtcacttacatgtgggccccacatatttatttttttattttttgctgactaggatgtcaTGTCAGTAAAACAGGGcaaaaatactgccgagggacctcggatgaacggtttgagtgagtttaggggtgaacatttttggttttgtggttgagagaccttaaaaaatctcgctgcTAAGTGGATGTATCTTCGGTGaacttatattaaaaaaaaacaaagagccCATTCGGCCCAAACTTGCGCGAGGGCACGCACCACGAGGCAGTTTTGGGCATCATTTCCGGTGGGATCACCGGATTCAGCCCAAAACCGCGTGTTTACCGCCTGTGGTTATCATCAGCCACCACGCCGCCATCTCCCATGGCGACGACGTGGACCAACGCCTAAACCCCACAATTTTGTTCCCCCAAAAATTCTAAACCTCCGcgtcgccttcttcttcttcttcctccgcaagcttgctagcctcctcctcctccgcgccatgATGGGGagcagggtggcggcggcgctgctccgcCGGGGGAGGGACCAGGCGTCCTCGCTCATGGCCGCTCGCCTCCCGAGGGGAGCCCCCGCTCCGTCTCCGGCTGCTCCTAGGGTTGGATCCGGCTCCgtctgcggctgcggcggcggcggcggtttacTAACTGGATCGAGGTCGACGGGATCCGTCTTCTCCGCATCGCGCCTCGCCTCGTTCCACGCCTTCCGTTCAATCGGCTCCAAGGTGCGTTCGTTGTTGTGCTTTTCCCCCCATTCTGCATCCCTTGGTTGGTCGTGAACTCGTGATGATACCCTCACTCTGGAGGGTAGTGGATTGTGGATTTGTGGTCAACCATCTGTGAGTGTGACACAATGACGCGATCGTTTTTTGAGCGGAATGGAGCGGAGAACATGCTGTTAGGAGGAGTACTATGAATTTGTAGCGACATTAGTTTCGATTTGGATGTGTGGAATTTTGGTGTCAGGGTCTGAGCATTTTTGGATCGGGGAGTCAACATACATGATGAACTGGGTGTATTAAATCTTGGCCGTGCTATATAATCAATTTGGAATATGATATGCACCACATTCATGGGTCCTATATAATCAATTTCCTTAACTTGTAACCACTAAAAAGTGCTAGTACTCGTGCTGATAGAGGTTTTATGTGCTCTATTTCAGACCTTGATGGGCCAATGCACAAGGAAAATGACTACTACTGTGGCAGCAATGAATTCAGGCGTGGCCAATGCAGCGGCATATTCAGGATTGAAGTTGCTTGTTACCAAAGGGCCCCAAGCACAGAAGGCCATCGGGATATGGCTCTTCGGATGTGCCACGTGGGTATTCGGCTTGGTCATACTTGGAGGAGTTACACGGCTTACACGCTCAGGATTGTCGATGACTGACTGGAAATTTACGGGGAGCTTGCCTCCAATGTCAGATGAAGAGTGGCTGCTGGAATTTGAGAAATACAAACTGTCACCTGAGTACAAGAGGTAAGAATTTgttggcctactgcagtgtgcTACTGCCAAAAAACCCACTGGTGAAACTAGGAGTTGTACAGTTCCACCTAATAATTGTGTAGCATGTCGAATTTTGTGTATCCCCTGTTATGATCCATTTAGTGTAAACATCAATCTCATAATTTTATTGCTGCTGAACTTGTACTGCAGTTAGCTTCAGTTCTTGATATTATCATGCTGATTGATGAATTTTAGAATGAATATTTAGGATGCTATAGAAGAACTATCCATAAATGTTTCAATTGATTAGAAATAGGTCAAATGTTTGCCTTTTCTATATATGCTTATGAGCTTATCTAGGACTTTCTTTTTCTAAACTTCAACTGGTTATCTCATCATGGGCCAATAGAACATGCCAGGCTGCCTGGAGAACATCTTGAACTCTATGGTCTTAACATTAACACTTTTAACAGCTTGTAAGCAAGTGTTAAATAGGTTTCACTGGGCTGGTACTGAGTCTGGGACCCTCGATCCAATTACTTTTAGAGGAACTCATGAATTTTCTGTTATGTGTAAACAATTTGAAAATGGTACGGTTCTAATAGTTATATATGagaaaaataactgaaatattCAGCATTTGGTGACTTTTGCGCTAATTAGTGTGACTTGTTAAGATGTCTCAGTCACGTCAAATTTTGTTTTCAAACATGTACATATTACAATGAGATACtgttttggatattatttttcCCCTAATGCAATAGCAGCATTCATGAACatttctagggtgaacaaaggCATGAGCCTTGGAGATTTCAAATTTATATACTGGATGGAGTATGGACACAGAATGTGGGGAAGGGCTCTGGGATTTCTATTTTCTGTTCCTTTTGCCTATTTCATTGCAAAAGGGTATGTTACCCGCCAACTTGGACTCAGGCTGTCAGGTCTTTTCGCACTTGGTGCGGGTCAAGGACTAATTGGCTGGTGGATGGTGAAAAGTGGTCTTGAGGTGCTTATATTGTCTAATGCAACATCCTTCTTATTGAGCTACTAGTGTTTGTTGCATGTGGATTCATCATTCTTTTTCATTGTAGGAACCAGCATCTGAGTATGTTCAACCAAGAGTCAGCCCATACAGACTGGCGACCCATTTAACGTCTGCATTTGTTATATATTGTGGCATATTGTGGACAGCTCTGTCAGTGGTTATGCCAGAACCTCCGGCTGGATCAATGAATTGGGTAAATTCTGCAGCAAAGATTAAAAAGTTAGCAATTCCTGTCAGTGCCGTGGTAGGCATTACTGCCATATCTGGAGCATTTGTTGCGGGCAATGATGCAGTATGTCAATGTTCTCACTcttatcttaaaaaaacatgTGTGCATCTAAGTATTTGTCCTAACTGTCTAATTATTTACTACCAACAGGGGCATGCATACAATACATTTCCCAAGATGGGTGACACCTGGATACCAGAAGATGTGTTCGCTATGGAGCCTTTCATACGTAACTTCTTTGAGAACACGTCCACTGTGCAGGTAATGCTTTATCTCACAATAAAGAGTCGACAACTCTGAAATTTTGTGATGTTTAGGAGATTATGCTTGTAGTGCCTTTTTGGattaattttcttctttttttacctGTAATATAAGCTACTCACTCCACTATTCTAGGAAAAGGAACAACTGGCTATACCAATAAAGAAAACATGTTCTTTTTCATAGCATGCAATCATCAACATTGCAGGACAGTCCTATGAATGCCGAGCACAGACCATTCTTCTATATAATTCTGGTGTAGCACAATGTCCTGTGCTAATATGGAGTTTTCACTGTTGTAGCTTAATCACCGAATTCTTGCAACAACTACCCTATTGTCTGTGGGTGGCTTATGGTTGGCTGCAAGGAAAGTGGACATGCATCCAGCAATCAAGTCTCTTATCGGAAGCACGCTTGGAATGGCTGCCCTTCAggtaaaaaattataaaaacctACCCGGATTTGTTGTTCAGATATCAATCATCACCGTAGTTTTTTGCTTAATTAAAATGGCCTAAAATGTTATCATTCTACTTTCTTTCAACCAGGTTACATTGGGAATATCTACACTTTTGATGTATGTTCCTACTTCCTTGGGCTCAGCTCATCAAGCTGGGGCATTGACACTACTGTCACTGATGATCCTTCTCACCCACACTTTAAGAAGACCGTCACCAGCCCTTCTGAAGTCACTTGCATCAGCAGTGAAATCAACCTGACACCGTGTCATGAAATTTTCCTTCAGGCACAGTAGACTGTTTGATATTTTTCCCGTCTTCTTATAGCTGACATGCGGTCGCCTCCTTTGCACTACATTATCACCGTACTCATTTGGCCCAAAAGCATTCAATTCTTGAATAAGGGGCCCTCATAATTTTCTAGTGCCAAATATTACGTACCTTTTCCAAGACTTCTTTGGACATGCTGCATTTTGTCAGGCAATATTGCATTTTTGACATGCTGTCCGCAGCTGTGCACTCTGATTAGATAATATCTAGGGAAACTATTGTATCATGTACCAAATTAATACCAAGTCTCCAAACATTTCTATTGATTCACATTGCCACCAATTTTATATCgtatttttctaaatttttcacTCCTATGCCTGAAAGTGAAGGAGGCCAAAGTCACAGGATTTAATCAGCAAACAGGGATGATGTGGTGAGCAGTTGTTCTTTTGGGATGGTAATAGCGGGTTATGGCAAAACGCCAAGATCTTATCTTCCTATCTTTTCttggagaggaaaaagaaaatacacAGCCGGTTGGGAGTTTAAGGAGTGAACCGTTTAATGGTAGGAGGACATGAAAGTTTTAGGATGGATTGGGAATGAGAGTTTAAGTATATGAGAGAAATCTCGGTCATACACCATCACTTAAAATTTAATTGAGAAAGACTATACAACGTTATACCGTTCAATGGTATACCACTTATCCCTCAAGTCGTGGCCCCGCGTGCTAGCTTCTCCCGAGTACGTTGCGTGCTGTTATGATTATCACGCACGTTTGTTATGTGTATCAGTGTATGATCTTATTCCTGATAGATGGAGTAGCTAGTACCCATCATACATAAGTCCCGCCTTCTGTACTagcctagctagtaaataaaaCCAGAGGTACTACTAGCTTGTTGTACATGCCAAATCCCTCTAATAGCTGCTAGTAGTCACATACCCTAGCTATGTACTTCTTATGCTAGAGCCTAGTAGCCTAGCTATGTGTCTAAGATGGGTTGCATGTATTTGCATGTGTCTTATACCATGTAGTGATTAGACGAGACAAAtaattacatactccctccatcccaaaaaaaccCCAATCCTGGGTTTAAACCTGGACACatggattggtttttttttgggacggagggagtagattataTATGGATAGAATGAATTCTAATTAGATATACCACGTTGAGCTCTCGGTTATAtatgtactactagtagtatctTGGTACCACATCTTAGAAACTCTAGTATATGTGATATATAGATGCTAGATTATCATATCTGATATCCAGGTGCTGTGCTGGGTCGGATACCTAGGTACCATGTATGATACCTATGAATACAAGATTTGACACCGAGTTATCGGGTCTGATACCTATAAGTACCGGATCCGATACCTAGGTATCGCGTCTGATACCTTGAGTACCGGATCGGATACCCGGGTATCGAGTATCTGATCTGATACCTATGAGTATCGGTTCCGATACCTAGGTATTGGGTCTGATATCTATACGTACCGGTTCAGATACCCAGGTATCGAGTATGATACCTATGAATACCAAgtctgatacctaggtatcggGTCTAATACCTATGAGTACTGGATTCGATATCTAGGTCAGGTCTAATACATATTAGTAGCGGATCTGATACCAGATATAGGGTGTGATGGTACCAGACTTTAGATGTGATACCACTAATTCTGATAATTATGGGTTATATACTCCTATTCAACAATCAAATAAAAAGATGGACCATGCATAGCTAGGCAAAAAGTACAGCTGCTGCTGACATGCTTGGTCAGGCTCATGCTACTAGCTCTAGTGCTCTAAAGAGGTGTAGGCGTAGTGTTGTATTGGAGTAGGAGTATTTCACAGATATTTTATTGTAGGATAAAAAGAGACCCCTCGTCAGTCGTCACTAGTCAGCAGCCTCCATATGAAAGGACAGCACACGACATGCTTTCACACCGtctcatagttttttttaatttaattatcaCCCAAACTTCTCATAATTCTTATCTCTACAAAAAATGGCACTTCCTCGTTCAATCTCTCCATCAATTTTCTCCTTCAAACTCAGCCCATGTGGATGGCGACGACTACTCATGCGGTACCGTTGTACTTGTACGAGAGACTTTAGGTTGAAGGTTGATAGCAAGATGGCGAcggatttttttaattattttagattttttttatttttttaataaatattttcaaaaattgaaCCTTTTGTCCACGCCAGTCGAGTGGCTAGCGTGGCAGCGTTGTTTTGCCACACCAGCCACGGTGGCGTGACAAGAGGCTGGTGTGGTAGGACAACACTACCACGCCAACTGCGCGTGATGTGATAAAGTGATGTGGCAAAAATTATAGCCCGCTTGATTTCCACCCATCTACTAGCCGTGATGGTAAATATCCATGGAATATCTGCAAGCTTGAAAGTTGGGAGGCTAGGGGAATGACGAGTTGGCTCAACTCGTTAAGACTTGACTTGTTTGAGCTCATAAACGTTAACGAGTTAAAaactagctcggctcggctcacgAGTTTATTCgctaagattgttagacttgtTAACGAGTTTATTTgctaagattgttagacttgtTAGCTTGTTCATTTTCACGAGTTAAAAATGAGCTATATCTTTTTCGTATCATATTAATAATTTCAAACTTATCATTTTACATGTTATCATATATTAATCAATTAAGAACTTACTAAATACGATGAATAAGTTCAATGTAATTAAAGACTAAGTATATTAGTTAAAAGCACTATATTAGTTAAAAGCACTAAGTATATAAAGGTATAACGATATCTTTGTTCTAACGAACTAATTAAACGAGCAGCTCAAGCTGGAGACTTTAATCAAAGAATAA encodes:
- the LOC4345925 gene encoding probable galactinol--sucrose galactosyltransferase 1, producing the protein MTVGAGVAVQDGGLVALGATVLTEVRDNVLLTPAAGAGMTSGTFVGVRSATAGSRSVFPVGKLRGLRFICTFRFKMWWMTQRMGTSGRDIPFETQFLLVEAADADGSHLAGDGAAAVYTVFLPILEGPFRAVLQGNSDDELEICLESGDPAVESFEGTHLVFVGAGSDPFEVITNSVKAVERHLQTFTHREKKKMPDMLNWFGWCTWDAFYTDVTSEGVMEGLQSLGKGGTGPKFVIIDDGWQSVSMDPAGIASLADNSANFANRLTHIKENHKFQLNGRKGHREENPANGLAHIVNEIKGKHQLKYVYVWHAITGYWGGVRPGADGMEHYESKMQYPVSSPGVQKNEPCDALNSITTNGLGLVNPDRVFSFYNELHAYLASAGIDGVKVDVQNILETLGAGHGGRVLLARKYHQALEASIARNFRDNGIICCMSHNTDNLYSSKRSAVVRASDDFWPRDPASHTIHIASVAYNTVFLGEFMQPDWDMFHSVHPMAEYHAAARAVGGCAIYVSDKPGNHDFNLLKKLVLPDGSILRAKLPGRPTRDCLFSDPARDGKSILKIWNLNEHSGVIGAFNCQGAGWCRVGKKNLVHDEQPATVTGVIRAQDVHHLATVAADGWNGDVIVYSHIGGEVTCLPKNASLPVTLKTREYEVFTVVPLKKLDNGVSFAAVGLIGMFNSGGAVTAVRYVEDAGVEVRVRGSGTVGAYSSAKPARVVVDSEAAEFSYDDGCGLVTFELAVPEQELYSWTISIEY
- the LOC4345926 gene encoding heme A synthase COX15 — translated: MMGSRVAAALLRRGRDQASSLMAARLPRGAPAPSPAAPRVGSGSVCGCGGGGGLLTGSRSTGSVFSASRLASFHAFRSIGSKTLMGQCTRKMTTTVAAMNSGVANAAAYSGLKLLVTKGPQAQKAIGIWLFGCATWVFGLVILGGVTRLTRSGLSMTDWKFTGSLPPMSDEEWLLEFEKYKLSPEYKRVNKGMSLGDFKFIYWMEYGHRMWGRALGFLFSVPFAYFIAKGYVTRQLGLRLSGLFALGAGQGLIGWWMVKSGLEEPASEYVQPRVSPYRLATHLTSAFVIYCGILWTALSVVMPEPPAGSMNWVNSAAKIKKLAIPVSAVVGITAISGAFVAGNDAGHAYNTFPKMGDTWIPEDVFAMEPFIRNFFENTSTVQLNHRILATTTLLSVGGLWLAARKVDMHPAIKSLIGSTLGMAALQVTLGISTLLMYVPTSLGSAHQAGALTLLSLMILLTHTLRRPSPALLKSLASAVKST